The Delphinus delphis chromosome 2, mDelDel1.2, whole genome shotgun sequence genome contains a region encoding:
- the LOC132419430 gene encoding uterine milk protein-like, producing the protein MSHRKIHLVLSLVLILCGLFNSIFCEKQQDSQKNINLVLLKKIPSLSQKTEAGHKAFAQKLFKALIIEDPRKNIIFSPVAISIALVTLSLGIKSTTRTNLIEDLGLDLRKIQVLDKDKHLVQTWNELVKQEQLKHKDVLFIDNNRKINQMFLQQIDRVHEVDIQTIDLKDTEKTKKAINHYVAEKIHKKIKDLITHLDPQTVLCLVNYVLFKGIWERAFQSNLTQKEDFFVDENTKVQVDMMRKTERMVYSRSEELLATMVKMPYKGNVSLILVLPDAGQFHLALKEITAKRARLQKASGFRLVHLVLPKFKISSKINLKHLLPKIDVKDVSTTTVATQSITKKSSLSILEAVHQAEIEVSEHGLITDPAKDADVWKVPVDTKEDPVVVKFNRPFLLFVEDQMTQRDLFVGKVLNPKTE; encoded by the exons ATGTCCCACAGGAAAATACATCTGGTGCTGTCTCTGGTCCTCATCCTCTGTGGCCTTTTTAATAGCATCTTCTGTGAAAAGCAGCAAGACTCCCAAAAGAATATCAACCTAGTCTTATTAAAGAAAATTCCATCTCTCTCCCAGAAGACGGAAGCTGGCCATAAGGCGTTTGCCCAAAAATTGTTCAAGGCTTTGATAATTGAGGATCCCAGAAAGAATATCATCTTCTCCCCTGTGGCCATCTCCATCGCCCTGGTCACCCTCTCCCTGGGGATCAAATCCACAACGCGCACCAACCTCATTGAGGACCTGGGACTTGACCTCAGAAAAATCCAAGTGTTAGACAAGGACAAGCATCTTGTCCAGACGTGGAATGAGCTAGTGAAGCAAGAGCAACTGAAGCACAAGGATGTTCTCTTTATCGATAACAACAGGAAGATCAACCAGATGTTTCTGCAGCAGATAGACAGAGTACATGAAGTGGACATCCAGACGATTGACcttaaagatacagaaaaaaccAAGAAGGCCATCAATCACTATGTGGCTGAAAAGATACATAAGAAAATCAAAGACTTAATCACCCACCTGGACCCTCAGACTGTCCTATGTCTTGTCAACTATGTTCTCTTCAAAG GCATTTGGGAAAGAGCTTTTCAGAGCAACCTCACGCAGAAGGAGGACTTCTTTGTGGATGAAAACACCAAAGTGCAGGTGGACATGATGAGGAAGACAGAACGGATGGTTTACAGCCGCTCCGAGGAGCTGCTTGCTACGATGGTGAAGATGCCCTACAAAGGAAATGTGTCCCTCATTCTTGTGCTCCCAGATGCAGGACAGTTCCACTTGGCTCTAAAAGAGATAACTGCTAAGCGAGCTAGACTCCAGAAAGCCAGTGGCTTCAG ATTGGTGCACTTAGTTTTGCCCAAGTTCAAGATCTCCTCCAAGATAAACTTAAAACATCTGCTTCCCAAGATTGACGTCAAAGATGTGTCTACTACAACAGTGGCCACCCAGAGCATCACAAAGAAGTCTTCTCTATCTATTTTGGAG GCCGTGCATCAAGCTGAGATAGAGGTGAGCGAGCATGGCTTAATCACGGATCCAGCCAAGGACGCGGACGTGTGGAAGGTCCCCGTGGACACGAAGGAGGACCCTGTGGTCGTGAAGTTCAATAGACCCTTCTTGCTGTTTGTGGAGGATCAGATGACTCAAAGAGACCTCTTTGTGGGCAAAGTCTTAAACCCCAAAACTGAGTAG